The nucleotide sequence GGGGATTTTGTGCGTCGTGGCCGCGGTATCTCTTGTCGACCTAGGCCCGCTCGATCGCGCAGCCGGTGAGTGTCATCGGTGCGGCCGATGACGTCCGCAAGGTGTGACCGTCGTACGGGTTATCGGGTAGCGCCCTGGGTTGCAGCACGAACAGGCCACCGGGAGAACGGCGGTTGTTGGTGACGATGGAGGCTTTGACGCCGAACTCGTAAGGCGCGGCTGCTTTGCCCTTGCCGATGTCCCGGCCACGCTGCGGCTTGCTGGCGTTCCGAAGAGGTCTGAGCGCATGAGCAATCCGGTGCTGAAGGTCGTGAATCTGACCAAGCACTATCCTCTCGTCACGGGATTCCTGAAGACTGGTCCGGTGGTGCGGGCGGTAGAGGACATCTCATTCTCTGTTTCAGCCGGCGAGACGCTCTGTATCGTCGGCGAATCCGGCTGCGGCAAGTCCACCGTCGCGCGGCTCCTAATGCGGATCTCGAATCGACGGGCGGGCGCGTGCTGATCGAGGGCACCGACATTGCGGGCTTGAAGACGCACGCGTTGCGGGGCACCGGATGCAGATGGTCTTTCAGGACCCTTACTCGTCGCTGAATCCGCGCCTTACCGCCGGACAGATTATCGCCGGGCCGGTCGATAATTTTGAGCGCCTTGCGGCAAGCAGCGCCACGTACTTGCCGCGGACCTGGGTATCCCCTTTGTCTTTATCTCGCATGACCTGAACGTCGTGCAGCGTATCGGTCATCGCGTCGCAGTCATGTATTTAGGGCGGGTCGTGGAGCTCGCCTCATGCGAAACACTGTTTGCTAAGCGGGTCCATCCCTACACGGAGGCGCTTATATCTGCGGCTCCCGTACCCGATCCGACGCGGGTTCGTTCGGAGGCCCCGGTGGAAGGTGAGGTGCCAAGTCCCATCTATCCGCCGCGCGGGGGCGCCTTTCAGCCGCGCTGCCCACTCGCGATCGAGCGTTGCCGCGTCGCACTGCCGCCTTTGGTACCAATGCCCGATGGCCGGACCGTGGCCGTGCGCGCACCCGCGAAGGCAGCGCTAGCCGAGCAAACCGCAACCTATTGTTCTTCCAGGCAGACGGCTCAGCCTCAGATTCTTCTCTCAGGAAAGTTGGAGAAGCCATTGAAGCCACTCGGCCTCAAGGATATTTAATTTGCCTCCATGTCGTAGTCACGGTTGGACCATCAGAAATATTTGAGTTTGAGCTTTAGTGCCGCTGGTATTGGTGGGTGTCGCAACGATCAAAGCGCGTCTAAAGTCCGAGGGATCCATATTCGGTGTACAATGCTGATTAGTCATAGGCTGGCAAGCAGAGCGCAGATGACTTTCCATGGGCGAATCGACGGATTGGAGACCCTATGAACGGGCACTCAGACCAGGTTTCGTTCCGGCGGGCTGCGGGTTATGATACAGCCGGCTCGATTGCAGCGAACGTGGCGGACGGCTTCACGATGGTAGCGGTTGGCGACCTGATTGTGACGCGGCCTCTGACTAAGGGCGGCGATCAGGGCTTTAACGCAATAGTCAAGATACTTCATGACGCCGATGTCACGTTTGGCAACATGGAAACCAACATCTTTGACGTGCGGACGTTCAAGGGTAGTCCGCAGGCGGAATACGGCGGTGCATATCACGTTAGCCTTCCAGAACTCGGACCTGACTTGAAGGCCATGGGTTTTAACCTCGTCAGTTACGCGAACAACCATACATTTGACTGGGGCATTGAAGGCATGCGCGAGACCAGCCGTGTGCTCGATCAAAATGGAATCGTCCATGCGGGAGTTGGCGAAAACCTCGCGCAGGCCCGTGCCCCTCGTTTTTTGGAGACCTCGCGCGGTCGGGTCGCACTAATCTCTTTTGCAACGACGTTCACGCCGATGTCTCGGGCATGCGATCCGGCTGGCGGCGCGCCAGGGCGGCCCGGGTTGAACAGCTTGCGTCTGATGAAAAGCGTCGTAGTTCCAGAGAATATGCTCGATAGCCTAAGACGAGTAGCGAGCGCATTGCCCGGCTTCAGCCAAACCTTCAGGGAATTGGATGCCGTTATGCTAGCTGGCGTAACATACAGGGCGGGGGCTAAAGCTGGCTACAGCTTTAAACCCGACCCTCGCGACGTCAGGGCAATCCTTCGAAACGTGCGACAAGGCAAGCAGTTTGCCGATTTCTGTGTCGCCACCAATCACGGCCACGAGCCTGGCAATTGGAGTGAGGAGCCGCCCGATTACGAACGATCGCTTGTTCATCGGGTAATTGACGCTGGAGCCGACGCATATGTTGGGCACGGGCCGCACCGGCTGCGGGGTATTGAGATCTATAAGGGCCGCCCCGTATTTTATAGCTTGGGCAACTTCATTATGGATGACCTGAGGACGCCCGTTGGCGCAGACATGTTCGATGCGCACGGCAAAGATCCCCGATCCAACACGGATGCTGAGGTAACGGTTAGCGAAATGTCAGGAGGGTATCGGACGGATCCGGGTTTTTCCGATCCGGTTTTCTACGACAGCATCGTCACGGTCAGCCGATTCGAGAATAACCAGCTCACAGAGTTGCGGCTTTATCCAATTGAACTTGGTCACTCAAAGAGATTTGCCAATCGCGGCGTCCCTCGCTTGGCGCCTGCGCCGCAAGCAAACGTCATATTGGAACGCCTAAGGGCGCTCTCGCAGCCATTTGGGACCGATATCGCAATCGAGAATAATACCGGAATGGTCAACCTGCAGCCGAGCTCATCATAAGTATTAGTCTTACTGAGTCAGAAAGCCGCGATCTGGAGGGTTGAGAATCGGATATCAAGGGAGATTCAGCGAGGTCGAGGAGGCCGAGATGGATCGCCGAGGAAGAGGAACCAGCGAGACGCGATTTTCGGCTTACTTTGATAGCCTTGTGAGCGTGATCGGGCCTGCCGATCGCGAGCGCCCATTTCGGGATTATTGCACGGGGTTGTTGATGCCCTGTGAACGCAAGAGCGTAGAGCCGATGGCAGCAGTGACGGCGCCGGAGCGGACTGCGGCCCAACACCAATCGCTACTGCACTTCATCGGTGAAGGACGGTGGTCGGAGAGAAGGTCCTGGCCAAGGTGCGGGAGACAGTGTTGCCTGCGGTCGAACGTAACGGACCGATCGAAGCCTGGATCATCGACGACACGGCGTTCCCCAAGAAAGAGACGCATTCTGTGGGGGGCACGCCAGTATTGCGGTCAACTCGGCAAACAGGCCAATTGTCAGGTCGCGGTGTCCCTGTCGGTTGCCAATCATCATGCCAACTTGCCGGTGGCCTATGGGCTCTATCTGCCGGAGGTTAGGGCCTCCGACGCTGCCCGCTGCAAGAAGGCCGGCGTGCCCGACCAGATCGTCTTTCAAACCAAGATCGAGATCGCGCTCGACCAAATCCGCGCAGCCTGCGCCGCGGGCTTGCCGCGTGGCGTCGTTCTGATTGACGCCGGCTACGGCAATGACAGCGAGTTGCGCGCCGCCCTCACTGCGCTTGAGCTTTCCTATGCCGCCGGCATTCTCTCGAGCACCACAGTGTGGACGCCCGGCACGGGGCCTTTTGCCACCCAAGCCCTACGTGCCCGGCCGCGGACGGCCGACCAAGCAGCTTCGTCGCGATGCGAAGCATCAACCGATCAAGGTCAAGGATCTTGCCTTGAGTCTTCCGGCCAAAGCTTGGCGGACGATCGCTTGGCGCGAGGGAACGAACGAGCCTCTCAAATCCCGCTTTGCACGAGTGCGCATTCGCATTGCGCGGCGCGACTTCAATCGCAGCGAGCCTTGGCCGGAAGAATGGCTTCTCATCGCGTGGCCCAAAGGTGAGAAGGAGCCGACAAGTACTGGCTGTCGAGCCTCCCGCCCGACATCGGCCTTGACCATCTCGTTGATCTTGCCAAGTTGCGCTGGCGCATCGAACGCGACTACCAGGAACTTAAGCAGGAGACTGGTCTTGACCACTTCGAGGGGCGGGATTGGCGCGGCTTTCACCATCACGCCACGCTCTGTATCGCCGCCTACGGATTCCTGATCTCCGAACGGGAGACGATTCCCCCCTCAGGATCTCATTCCTCCGGCCGTTCAAAAAATCTCCGCTTCCCGAAAATTACCGGCCAAGAGGTTCTGCCGCTCAGGACCGAACGTCATATCCCCAACTCGATCGCAACAATGCGACGCCGCTTGAGTGTCGCGCTCCTCAGCCGCATGCAAAGGTGTCCTTGCTGCGTCCGGCTCATCAAAGGGCGCGACCCGCCGATCCACTTATGACACAGTAAGATTTGTCGTCCGTTAAGAAGGCGAGTTGAGCGGGGCGGGACGGCTGAACGTGCGCCATAGCTGGAGCAGGATGAGGCGCAAGAGTTCTCTGAGCCAGGCGAGGATGCGGCGGAAGATACTATGGGGTGACCGGCAAAGGCGTGAGAGTATTGAGGCTGGTCATGAGCAATGGAGCACCCCATGCAAAAGGCAAACGATCTCGGCCGGTCTTCCACGGTCCTGGAACAAGATAGCACGCTGATCGCAGTCATTGAGATGAGCCTCTCAAGCTGGCTCGTCGCTGGAATCGTTCCCGGGTTGGATCGTCATCCGTTGAAGAAGCTTGGCGCCGACGAAGACGCGCTGCTCCAGTTGCTACACCGCTGGCGCGAGGAGGCGACAAAGTGTGGGCACGCGATCACACGCATAGCGGGCGCCTTTGAGGCGGGGCGCGATGGTTTTTGGCTGGCTCGCTGGCTGCGGGCTCGTGGCGTCGAGGCCTTCGTTATCCACTCAACAAGCGTCGCCGTCCCCCGCGAACACCGGCGGGCTAAAACCGATCGGCTCGACACCGAGCATTTGAAGCGCGCTCTGCTCGGTTGGCTACGCGGCGAGCCGAACCATTGCCAAATGGCAGCAATCCCTAGTCTCGATGAAGAGGACGCCCGGCGTCCGAACCGCGAGCGTGAGAACCTTGTCAGCCAACAAACCAGCATTGTCAATCGATTGAAGGCATGCCTCATTCGCCTGGGTATTCGCAATTTCAAGCCGACGTTGCGTTATGCGTCAGAGCGACTTGAGACGCTGCGCACGCCGGAAGGGGTGCCTCTGCCGCCCAACACTGTCGCCGAGATGCGCCGGGACATGGCACGCCTTCGCCTCGTCAGGGAGCAGATCAGGGAGATCGAGGCGGCTCGATTACAGCGTTTGCAGGTTTCCGAGAGCGGAGCGCACGCGATGGTCAAATTGCTGGCGCGCATCATTGGCGTTGGAATCGAAACAGCGGACATGCTCGTGCATGAGATCCTCTCCCGGCAATTGAGAGATCGCAGAGCAGTCGCGCGTTATGCGGGCCTCACGGGCGCTCCTGATGAAAGCGGCAAGCGAAGACGGGAGAAAGGCCTTGCACGCGCCGGCAATGCTCGGGTACGGCGTGGGATGATCCAACTGGCCTGGCGCTTTCTCCTTTTCCAAAAGGACAGTGCATTAGCCCAATGGTTCCGCACTCGCGCGGCCGACGCGCGCGGCGCGCGCAAGACCATGATCGTGGCGCTGGCGCGTAAATTGCTCATTGCATTCTGGCGCCTGACGACGACAGGCGAAATACCTGTAGGGATCAAGTTGCGCCCGGTAGCATGAACGCGAGACAAGACACCTCGATTGGGGCTTTGGCGAAGCAACCGCTAAACCCTGATACTCCGAGGTGGCGGTGACCCGAGCCACAACTTGGTCCATATGACCTCGCGGAAGAATGGGCCCGCTGCCCGAGCTTCGCTTGCGATGCGCATTGCTGCATCATGGTCGAAGATTGCGTTCGACCGCATACAAGTACGCGGCGCGATGGCCCGCCGGATATTGCAAGCTCCCTCGGAATGTCTCTCAATCGCCATGCCATGGAGAGTTCGTGGTTACGCCCTGCCGCCCGACCATGCTCAGGCCCACCAAGGGGGATGGGCCCCCCTCTCCGCCGCCATCGCTCGCCAGCGCTGCGCTTTGGGGCAAGCGAGCGACGGCGGCTCCGAGGGGATGGCTTCGTCGGGACCCCAACGATCAATTTGCTGAACTTGACGTCACACGACTGCCCCACCCAAAGGAAAAGAATTGCCTAAGAGCTCTTGACAGGAAACACCCCATACAAGTTGTGGCCGACGGCTGAGAGGATGACGTTAGCCGCATCGCCCGGCGCGGGCCTTGAGGTAGCCGCGGCCGAGGTGACCATCGGCCTTCAGGTGTCCGATGATGGTTCGATGGCGGAGCGGCGCAGCTCGCGCTCGATGACACCGGAGACGCCGCGCTTCTGGCCGGAGATGAAGGTTCGTCGGGGGGATTTTGTGCGTCGTGGCCGCGGTATCTCTTGTCGACCTAGGCCCGCTCGATCGCGCAGCCGGTGAGTGTCATCGGTGCGGCCGATGACGTCCGCAAGGTGTGACCGTCGTACGGGTTATCGGGTAGCGCCCTGGGTTGCAGCACGAACAGGCCACCGGGAGAACGGCGGTTGTTGGTGACGATGGAGGCTTTGACGCCGAACTCGTAAGGCGCGGCTGCTTTGCCCTTGCCGATGCACTCCACCTCCGGGCGTGGAAGGAATAAAGCTTGAAGCCTCGCTGGCGCTGCTGCTGCGAGCGGATCTGCGAGGCCCGGCTGAGAGGGAGGGCGAACGTGTTCTCAAGACAGCCTGACCTTCGATCTTGCGGCGGATATCGCGGATGATCCGGCCCAGTCGGCTACGCAGGATGCGCAACTGCCGCTGATGCCGCTTGAATTGCTTGGCATGGGCGTAGCGTCCCGCCATCATTGTCGCGGTTTTGGCAATGCGAAGATAGGACTGCCGCGGCTTGACCCCGTGCTTCCTCGCCAGACGGGTTGATCCCCTTGATCGCCGCGTGTAAGAGCTTGGCATCGGTCGGGAAGGTGATCGCCTTCGGCTGCACGGCGGTATCGACTGTGACCCGCTTGAGCTCCTGGCTGCGTAACGCGCCTCGTGTGCCACCCGCAAGTTCTCGGCCAGCAGCAGCTCCAGCTTGTCGCCGAGCCGCTTGCGCCAGTGGCTCAGGTCCGAGCGCTCGTGCGGGAATGCGTGCTGGAAGAACTCTTCGCCGGTGAAGTATTGGAAATATGGGTCTTGGACCCAGCGCTCGCACACCCCCTCATCGGACAGTCCGTAAATGTGCTTGAGCAACAGCCCGATCATGAAGCGCGGCGCGATCCCGGGCCGACCATTCTCGCTATAGAGCGGCGCGATCTCGCCGTCGATCCTCCCAATCGACCTTGCCGGCGAGCTGAACCAGCTCGTGCTTCATATGGATCATTTATCCCGCCTGGCCCGGAACAGATCGCCCGATCCCGTCGTCGTGTGCTTCTTCGGTCGCGTCGCCACCTCCGATGCGACGACGGAATCATGGTTGGCGAATCGACCGAATCCTGAAAATGAAATTGCAAGGTTACGACGCCCGAAGCATCAAAGCCCTGCAAACGCAAAACAGTCCAAAACGACAAACGCGATTCTAGCTCAATCGCTTAGCCACTCTTCACGGACGACGTATTATTCCGACCAGCCGAAGGGGCTGAGCCGCTCGGTGCACACCGATGCGACAACCAGTGCTGGAGTGATTCGGCCACGCGATCGAATTTCACGTAAAACCTGCCACTCTCGCAAGCCAAATTCAGCGCCTGCGAAGTGAGCGAGGCCGCAGACCAGTTCAAGCTGACTATTAACGGTAAGATGGCGCGTTGCCGCACGAGGCGTGGACGAGATCGGAACCCCCGTGCGTTCATCAACGAAGCGCATACGACATCGCGTAAAACGCCGTCGACGTCGCCGCGATGATCATGATCGGCACCATACATGGGAGCCCGGTGACCAACATCATCCGCTGATCTACAGAGATGGAAGCAGGCAGGACATGTTGTTCTGAACGTCGTGCTCTCGTTATAAGGTGTGTGCGTGAACTGGCCGAAGCGCCGCTGCGAGGTGACGCCGAGTGAAGCATCCGGACAGGCAAGCTCCGCGGACTTCAACGGTTCCGAGACCGCAAGGCGTTTTACCTCGCGGGGTGCGATGCCTTCGCCGAAACGACCTCGGAACAGGCCGTGACGATTTTGATTTCTACTCCGCGTGCGTGCGTCAATGAACGCCTTATTCGGCAGTCGCGCGGTCGAAAATGAATTGCCCCTCCATGCGCCGCCAAAGGTCATGTATGCGCTCTTGAGGGCGGCAAACCAGTGCTCCTACTTGATGGCCCGGAATGAACGGACATGTATCCGTCGCGATTGCCAGAGCGTCGCCACGAACACCCATGCTAGGACCGTCTCCCGCCGCTGTGAACCAGACGCTCGCCGAGGTCGACCGGGGCGACGTGGCGGCGCTCGCGTGCCGTCAAATCGCCACCGAGCGATGACCTCGGAATAGGTAAAGCTCCGATTGCAGACGGCGGCCGTCGAGCGAACACGGCCACGATCGCTCGAATGGATGAGGGGATCCAACGGCAAAATACGTGCTTTCGACAGGCTTGATCTCATCGTCCTTTTGCACACCTAACATTCTCATGCGCATTGGTAGCTCTCAGCTTAGGTAGGTGCAGGCAGCGGGATGTCCAACTATCTTGGTCTTCAAACGCATGGCAGAATGGACGGATAGCAGCATGGCAGAAACCGGCGAGAAGAATAAGGGCCGAATGTCAGGGAGGGTCTTGCCATCGCCAGCTATTCCGCCGTGAGGCGAGCGCGAGCGCTTCATCCAGCCCGCTCCGAGTCATGTAGCTGATCAGAGCCACGTCTGCTGCACTGAGGTAACGTCGGAAGTTCATCGCTCCCGACGCACGATGACGAGACATGTATACCATTCCGATTTGGGTAGGACTAAGGAGAACATGATGAGCCTCCTCATGCTTACCGCCACTCAGTCAGTTGAGCGAGCGGCTGCAATCATCCAAAGAGCATTCTCCTGCGTGCGTTGCAGAGCAGTGTTAAGGACGATCAATTCTACTGAAGCTTATGGACTCGTCAGGTCACGCGCAGTAGGGGAATCAGATATCTCGCCTATGAACGCCAGCGGATGGGACTCACGAACCATCACCGGTGTGGTGATCTCCTCGGATTTGAACGACTTAAAGTTCGCTTTTGCAGAGTAGGCGAGGCATTCTGATGGAGCACTCGCATTGGATGGTGTACTCTCAAGATCAGCCTCGGCGGCGGTTCATCCGGCCGAGCGCCGCAGCGCCATCCCAATGTACCCGCAACCAAGTGGCGACCTGCGCCAGCAATGGCCTGCGCACTAGCTCCACTACGGTCTCTCTATCCCTCTGGCCACCCCGCGCCCCAGTCTGTGCTTAAAGCGGCAGTGGCAAGTGCCCTCACATGAAAGGACCAACGAATGGCATCCGACTTGCTCTATTTGTCTAATGCCCATGTGCAGGAATTACAGATTACGGCTCGCGAGGCGCGAGAGGCGGTGCTTGCCGGTTTTCGTGACAATTCGCTCGGCCGCAACGTCGGCCTACCGAAATCACCCATTAGCATTGGTCCCGGCTCCTGGTTTATCTCGATGAACGCGGTGTCCGAAGCCGGTGGTATCGGAGCCGTGAAAATGGTCGCGGTCGCTTCAGACCAAGCCCATCGCACAACGTCCAGAGTTAACGGCCTGGTCTGCGTCAGCGATTATAAGACTGGGGTACCCCTCGCGGTTATGGATGGGAACTCCATAACGCTGATAAGGACAGCTGCGACGTCGGCGCTAGCGGCCGTCTATCTCGCCCCTGAGGCGCCTGTGACCATTGGCTTCGTCGGGTGTGGCCAACAGGCGCTAAGCCACCTTGACGCGTTTGTCGATGCGTTTCCATCTCTACGCAAGATCCATTTACTGAGCAGGAGTGGCCGCTCTGCTGAAAGAGTCGCGGTCGCCGCGTCTGAAAAGCGTCTGGAGCCGATCATATCGGAGGACCCAAATGCCCTGGTGAGTCAAAGCGAAATTGTTGTCTCCATGGTCCCGAGTTCGCCTGGATTGACGCCGTTTCTGGATGCTCGATTGATGCCGCCCTCGTCGTTCGCCGCGGCTGTGGATGGAGCCAGGAGCTGGGTATCCGAGGGGCTCTCCGCTTTCGACAGACTTGTCACGGACAGCTTGGAGCAATCTAAATCGCCAGTTGACGCGTCAGGACAGCGCGTCAAATCGGCAAGGTTCCAAGACGACCTTGTGCATCTTGCATCTGGTTCGTCGCGACCCGATGCACCAATCAGAGCCTTATTCGCGTACCAAGGTTTCGTGATCGCAGACCTGGCGTTGGCAGAATTGGCGATCCAAAAGGCGCGTGCTTTGGGGATCGGAACTATTCTGCCGCTATGACAATACAAAAGAACAGGCGGAACAGCACGACAGAGTGCCTCTCGACATTGCGGGTACGCCACGCGTAGCCCCAGGCAAATGGAGCGCCTGACGCCTCACCAACAAGGAGCGATCAGGCGGCTGTGGCGGCTGGGCCTTAAGCGCCAGAACTCCGTAAAGACGTTACCATCGGATTTGCGGCAGATGATGCTGTGTCTAATCGCTGCCGGGGCGTCAAGCGATCTAATCGCTGAGGAGACACTGCCGGGTACATGGTTGTCTTCGCGGTCGGCATCAGCCGCCGCATGATGGAGCTTCGCGGGACGAGCCTTCAATGTGGACGACGCACTTTGCTGAGTCAGCAGTGCAACAGCATCAGCGGAATGGCTCGGCTCACGTCCCGGCAGGGACGCCTTAGGCGTTCAGGTTCGGAACGCTATCCGGACTTATGCGGCAGCTCCGGCATTCGGATTAAACAGCTCGCCGGTTTTAGGCATCGTATGCATTATCACCGCCATTTTGCGCGCCACGGCCACGGCAGCTCTTTTGAAGCCGATCCTCTGCCGGAGCTGCAGACCCCACGTGCGCAGAGTGCTGTCGGTTGAGCGTAACCGGTATGAGCTCCCACGTCCGCGGTGATCAGCGAGCGCGGGCGTAGCGGATCGGCATCCAGTATTGCCGCAAGGCCTCGACCGCCGCCGGAATATCGGCGTGGGCGTTACGCAGAAAGTTCTTGGTCTCGCGGCCGCTTCGTGGTGGTCCAAGCAGCGGACGGCCCTGATCGTCGCGACAGTGCAGCAGGATGGGCAGAAGTAGGCCGTGATTGACGTTGCTGGCGTCCAGCAACGGCGCCCACGCCGATAGCTTGAGCCGCATCGCGGCATAGAAGCCTTGGCACCATGGTCGCGGATCGACGTCTCCACTGGGTTTGCGCCGGTGCATCGGCGCGAACCTGTCGGGTGCGGTCGAGAGGGTGTTGCTGATGTCGTTGTGGCGCAGCGCGACGGCCGATATGGCTGCAAACTCCGGGGTGCCGCCGTGGTTGAAGGCATCGGCATCGATGGCGAGCAGCGGGCAGATCCAGTCGAGTGGGCTCATCGACACCGGTCCGGCCACGATTGCGGCGACGTAGCCGTCGAGCATGGGGAGATTGGTGGCGGCAGGATGCTGATCGACGCGAGCCTGCAGCCATCGCTCGAGTTCCGCAAGTGGCATCGCGGCGGCGGCCATCGATGACGATGCTTTATGGCGACGCGGGCTCACGCCGCGGCCTGTGCGGTGCGCTGGCGCGCCGCCTTCCAGTGCCAGGCGAGCAGCTCGTGCAGTTGATGGCTCTTGGTTCGCCCGGAGACGATGCGCTCCAGCACGTCGGTCAGATAGGCCTGCGGATCGAGTTCATGGAGCTTTGCCGTGTTCACGAGCGACGCCAGGATCGCCCAGCTCTCGGCGCCGCCCTCGCTGCCGCTGAACAACGAGTTGCGTCTTCCCATGGCAATCGGGCGCATGGAACGCTCGACCGTATTGGAATCGACCTCGACGCGGCCGTCGCGGAGAAACAGCGTCAGGCCATCCCAGTGATTGAGCGCATAGTTGATCGCCTCTGCCAGCTTCGACTGGGAGAACAGCTGGCCCACGATCTCGGTCAGTCGCGCCTTGAGCGCCGCCATCAACGCTGCGCTCCTGGTGCGGCGGGTGGCCAGCCGCTGCTCCGCACTGTTGCCGCGGATCTCCGCTTCGATCGCATAGACCGCCCGCAGGCGTTCGATCACCTCGCGCGCAAACGGCGACTGCGTCATTTTGAACACCTCGACGAATTTGCGTCTGGCATGGGCGAGACAAAAGGCGAGCTGGATCGCGCCGCCATGGTCGCGGGCGAGCGCCTTGTAGGCGGCATAACCGTCCACCTGCAGAATGCCGGAAAAATCCGTCAATTGTCCGGCGATCTCCTCGGTGCCGCGGCCGTCGGCGAACACGTAGGCGACCGCCGGCGGCGAAGGGCCACCCCATGGCCGGTCATCCATGGCATGCGCCCAGAACTGGCAGATGCGAGTGCGATGTCGTCCGGGATCGAGCACCGGCATCGGAGTCTCGTCGCAGAACACGCGCGGCGAGGCCTGAATTGTGCGCAGCTGGAGCTCATAGAGGCTCTTGAGCCACCAGGCCGCACGCTTCACCCAGCCGGCAAGCGTCGACCGGTCAAGATGGATGCCCTGGCCGGCCAAAATCTGCACCTGCCGGTACAGCGGCAAATACCAGGCGAACTTGGAGACCACCACGTGAGTCACGAGCGCGGTCGAGGCCATGCCGCTCTCGATCAGGCGTGGCAACGCCTTCACCTGGACCACGCCATCGGTGCAGCCGCGGCAGGCGTATTTGGGACGGATCGTCCGCAGCACGCGCAGGATCGCCGGGATCACGTCCAGCACCTCGCTGACGTCCTCGCCGATCTTGTGGAGCTGGCCCTGGCAGCACGGGCAGGCGGTCGCCTCCGGCTCCAGCACCTGCTCACAGCGCCGCAGGTGCTTGGGCAGCGCGCCGATGTTGCGGCGCGCCTTCTTGCGCGGTTTGCCGGATGGCTTCGCCACAGCCACATCGTCGTTGGCGGGCGCACACAGCCTCGCGTCGGCCTCAAGATCGCCCAGCTCGAGCGCAAGCTGTTCGTCGACGAGCACCGCAAGCCGCTCCGAGCGCTTCCCGAAGATCATCTCCTTGAGCGTCTGCATTGCTACGCGCAGCTTCTCGTTCTCGGCGTCAAGCGCGAGCACCATCTCGGTCAGAGCTGACGGATCGGTCGGGAGAGCGTCGGGACGAATCGCCATGACCAGACGATACATGCGCGCGCCAGAGGCTCCAGCGAAATCCTCTCCTCTCAGCCGACAACGGCCGGCTGCTTCACAGGCTTGGGAGAGACGCGCGTCCACTCGAGTCCGTCGAGCAGCATCGCGAGCTGCGTCGCACTTAGATGCACCACGCCGTCGCGGATCGGCGGCCAGGTGAAGTGCCCTTGGTGCAACCACTTCGTCACCAGCACCATGCCGCTGCCGTCCCACGCCAGAAGCTTCACTCTGTCCATGCGTTTGCTGCGGAACACGAAGACGTCGCCACAATACGGGTTCGCACGCAGCGCTTCGCTCACCAGTGCCGACAGCGTATGCACCGACTTGCGGAAATCGACCGGCTGTGTCGCCAGCACCACCTTGAGGTCAGAGCGTAGCGCAATCACCGGACGCCCCGAAGCGCCGCC is from Bradyrhizobium sp. ISRA430 and encodes:
- a CDS encoding CapA family protein, with amino-acid sequence MNGHSDQVSFRRAAGYDTAGSIAANVADGFTMVAVGDLIVTRPLTKGGDQGFNAIVKILHDADVTFGNMETNIFDVRTFKGSPQAEYGGAYHVSLPELGPDLKAMGFNLVSYANNHTFDWGIEGMRETSRVLDQNGIVHAGVGENLAQARAPRFLETSRGRVALISFATTFTPMSRACDPAGGAPGRPGLNSLRLMKSVVVPENMLDSLRRVASALPGFSQTFRELDAVMLAGVTYRAGAKAGYSFKPDPRDVRAILRNVRQGKQFADFCVATNHGHEPGNWSEEPPDYERSLVHRVIDAGADAYVGHGPHRLRGIEIYKGRPVFYSLGNFIMDDLRTPVGADMFDAHGKDPRSNTDAEVTVSEMSGGYRTDPGFSDPVFYDSIVTVSRFENNQLTELRLYPIELGHSKRFANRGVPRLAPAPQANVILERLRALSQPFGTDIAIENNTGMVNLQPSSS
- a CDS encoding IS110 family transposase is translated as MQKANDLGRSSTVLEQDSTLIAVIEMSLSSWLVAGIVPGLDRHPLKKLGADEDALLQLLHRWREEATKCGHAITRIAGAFEAGRDGFWLARWLRARGVEAFVIHSTSVAVPREHRRAKTDRLDTEHLKRALLGWLRGEPNHCQMAAIPSLDEEDARRPNRERENLVSQQTSIVNRLKACLIRLGIRNFKPTLRYASERLETLRTPEGVPLPPNTVAEMRRDMARLRLVREQIREIEAARLQRLQVSESGAHAMVKLLARIIGVGIETADMLVHEILSRQLRDRRAVARYAGLTGAPDESGKRRREKGLARAGNARVRRGMIQLAWRFLLFQKDSALAQWFRTRAADARGARKTMIVALARKLLIAFWRLTTTGEIPVGIKLRPVA
- a CDS encoding ornithine cyclodeaminase family protein, whose protein sequence is MASDLLYLSNAHVQELQITAREAREAVLAGFRDNSLGRNVGLPKSPISIGPGSWFISMNAVSEAGGIGAVKMVAVASDQAHRTTSRVNGLVCVSDYKTGVPLAVMDGNSITLIRTAATSALAAVYLAPEAPVTIGFVGCGQQALSHLDAFVDAFPSLRKIHLLSRSGRSAERVAVAASEKRLEPIISEDPNALVSQSEIVVSMVPSSPGLTPFLDARLMPPSSFAAAVDGARSWVSEGLSAFDRLVTDSLEQSKSPVDASGQRVKSARFQDDLVHLASGSSRPDAPIRALFAYQGFVIADLALAELAIQKARALGIGTILPL
- a CDS encoding UPF0149 family protein, with the protein product MAAAAMPLAELERWLQARVDQHPAATNLPMLDGYVAAIVAGPVSMSPLDWICPLLAIDADAFNHGGTPEFAAISAVALRHNDISNTLSTAPDRFAPMHRRKPSGDVDPRPWCQGFYAAMRLKLSAWAPLLDASNVNHGLLLPILLHCRDDQGRPLLGPPRSGRETKNFLRNAHADIPAAVEALRQYWMPIRYARAR
- a CDS encoding IS66 family transposase, whose amino-acid sequence is MAIRPDALPTDPSALTEMVLALDAENEKLRVAMQTLKEMIFGKRSERLAVLVDEQLALELGDLEADARLCAPANDDVAVAKPSGKPRKKARRNIGALPKHLRRCEQVLEPEATACPCCQGQLHKIGEDVSEVLDVIPAILRVLRTIRPKYACRGCTDGVVQVKALPRLIESGMASTALVTHVVVSKFAWYLPLYRQVQILAGQGIHLDRSTLAGWVKRAAWWLKSLYELQLRTIQASPRVFCDETPMPVLDPGRHRTRICQFWAHAMDDRPWGGPSPPAVAYVFADGRGTEEIAGQLTDFSGILQVDGYAAYKALARDHGGAIQLAFCLAHARRKFVEVFKMTQSPFAREVIERLRAVYAIEAEIRGNSAEQRLATRRTRSAALMAALKARLTEIVGQLFSQSKLAEAINYALNHWDGLTLFLRDGRVEVDSNTVERSMRPIAMGRRNSLFSGSEGGAESWAILASLVNTAKLHELDPQAYLTDVLERIVSGRTKSHQLHELLAWHWKAARQRTAQAAA
- the tnpB gene encoding IS66 family insertion sequence element accessory protein TnpB (TnpB, as the term is used for proteins encoded by IS66 family insertion elements, is considered an accessory protein, since TnpC, encoded by a neighboring gene, is a DDE family transposase.); translation: MIALRSDLKVVLATQPVDFRKSVHTLSALVSEALRANPYCGDVFVFRSKRMDRVKLLAWDGSGMVLVTKWLHQGHFTWPPIRDGVVHLSATQLAMLLDGLEWTRVSPKPVKQPAVVG